The following are from one region of the Jeongeupia sp. USM3 genome:
- the mutS gene encoding DNA mismatch repair protein MutS, whose product MMAQYLKLKAEHPDKLVFYRMGDFYELFYDDAVKASKLLDITLTTRGQSAGQPIKMAGLPYHAAEQYLARLVKLGESVAICEQFGDPAATKGPLERKVVRVVTPGTLTDAALLDDKQENRLLAIVANKGRLGLAWLSLASGDFALMDTEVERLPTELERLRPAEIVVSSDTELALLDALAIPVRQMPPWQFDRESATRALTRHFATHDLTGFGVADTMLAVGGAGALLEYVRTTQGGVLPALAGLRVEFASQYIELDPATRRNLELTETIRGEAAPTLFSLLDACETSMGSRCLRHWLHHPLRQQPAILERQAAIGALLDTGAADGLRQTLSGIADIERITARIALRSARPRDLSSLRDSLALLPQLGEQLPATPFFAGLSQALLPDDALRTLLEKAVMAEPSVVLREGGVIADGYSGELDELRGIQANCGEYLQRMELLERERTGIPTLRVEYNRVAGFFIEISNANVDKVPPEYRRRQTMKNAERYITPELKVFEEKALSAQDRALALEKQLFDALLDTLQMQLAPLRLAAQAIATVDVLACLAQHAQQRGYVAPEFVDDVRLEIDAGRHPVVEAQIDDFIPNGVSFGPTRKLLLITGPNMGGKSTYMRQVALIVLLAHIGSYVPATQAVIGKVDRIFTRIGASDDLAGGRSTFMVEMTETANILNNASEHSLVLMDEVGRGTSTFDGLALAWSIARQLIDKNRAYTLFATHYFELTRLAQDYPVVANVHLDAVEHKDRIVFLHAVQEGPASQSYGVAVAQLAGVPREVIRQAKRKLAELEQASPGQAHQGDLFSAPIEPIQEPEAHPLVEKMTDVDPDDLSPRAALALIFELKAMLDQKQ is encoded by the coding sequence GATCCGGCCGCGACCAAGGGGCCGCTCGAGCGCAAGGTCGTGCGCGTGGTGACGCCGGGCACGCTGACCGATGCGGCGCTGCTTGACGACAAGCAGGAGAACCGCCTGCTGGCGATCGTCGCGAACAAGGGCAGGCTCGGGCTCGCCTGGCTGTCGCTTGCATCGGGCGATTTCGCGCTGATGGATACCGAGGTCGAACGCCTGCCGACCGAACTCGAGCGCTTGCGCCCGGCCGAGATCGTCGTCTCGTCTGATACCGAGCTTGCGCTGCTCGATGCGCTGGCCATTCCGGTCAGGCAGATGCCGCCGTGGCAGTTCGACCGTGAAAGCGCCACAAGGGCGCTGACCCGGCATTTCGCCACCCATGACCTGACAGGCTTCGGCGTCGCGGACACCATGCTGGCAGTCGGTGGCGCCGGCGCCCTGCTCGAGTACGTCCGGACCACGCAGGGCGGCGTACTGCCGGCGCTGGCCGGCCTGCGTGTCGAGTTCGCCAGCCAGTACATCGAACTCGATCCGGCGACGCGCCGCAATCTCGAGCTGACCGAAACCATACGCGGCGAAGCCGCGCCGACGCTGTTTTCCTTGCTCGATGCCTGCGAGACCAGCATGGGCTCGCGCTGCCTGCGCCACTGGCTGCACCACCCGCTGCGGCAGCAGCCGGCCATCCTCGAGCGGCAGGCTGCGATCGGCGCCCTGCTCGATACCGGCGCGGCCGACGGCCTGCGCCAGACACTGAGCGGCATTGCCGATATCGAGCGGATCACCGCTCGTATCGCCTTGCGCAGTGCCCGCCCGCGGGACCTCTCGAGCCTGCGCGACAGCCTGGCGCTGTTGCCGCAACTGGGCGAGCAGCTGCCGGCAACGCCGTTCTTTGCCGGACTGTCGCAGGCGCTGCTGCCCGACGACGCGCTCCGCACGCTGCTCGAAAAAGCGGTGATGGCCGAGCCTTCGGTGGTGCTGCGCGAGGGCGGGGTGATCGCCGACGGTTATTCGGGCGAGCTCGACGAGCTGCGCGGCATCCAGGCGAACTGCGGCGAATACCTGCAGCGGATGGAGTTGCTCGAGCGCGAACGCACCGGCATCCCGACGCTCCGGGTCGAATACAACCGCGTCGCCGGTTTCTTCATCGAGATCAGCAATGCCAACGTCGACAAGGTGCCGCCCGAATACCGCCGGCGCCAGACGATGAAGAACGCCGAGCGTTACATCACGCCCGAACTCAAGGTGTTCGAGGAAAAGGCATTGTCGGCCCAGGATCGGGCGCTGGCGCTTGAGAAGCAGCTGTTCGACGCGCTGCTCGATACGCTGCAGATGCAGCTGGCGCCGCTGCGGCTGGCGGCGCAGGCGATCGCGACGGTCGACGTGCTCGCCTGCCTTGCGCAGCATGCACAGCAGCGCGGCTACGTCGCGCCGGAGTTCGTCGATGACGTCCGGCTCGAGATCGACGCCGGCCGTCATCCGGTGGTCGAGGCGCAGATCGACGACTTCATCCCGAACGGCGTGAGCTTCGGCCCGACGCGCAAGCTGCTGCTGATCACCGGTCCGAACATGGGCGGTAAATCGACCTATATGCGCCAGGTGGCGCTGATCGTGCTGCTCGCGCACATCGGCAGCTACGTTCCGGCGACGCAGGCGGTGATCGGCAAGGTCGACCGGATTTTTACGCGCATCGGCGCATCGGACGATCTGGCCGGCGGGCGCTCGACCTTCATGGTCGAGATGACCGAAACGGCGAACATCCTCAACAACGCATCCGAGCACAGCCTGGTCCTGATGGACGAGGTCGGCCGCGGGACATCGACCTTCGACGGGCTGGCGCTCGCCTGGTCGATCGCCCGACAGTTGATCGACAAGAACCGCGCGTACACGCTGTTTGCGACGCATTACTTCGAGCTGACCCGACTGGCGCAGGATTACCCGGTGGTCGCCAATGTCCATCTCGATGCGGTCGAGCACAAGGACAGGATCGTCTTCCTTCACGCGGTACAGGAAGGACCGGCGTCCCAGAGCTACGGCGTTGCAGTGGCCCAGCTCGCCGGCGTGCCGCGCGAGGTGATCCGTCAGGCCAAGCGCAAGCTCGCGGAACTGGAACAGGCCAGCCCGGGTCAAGCGCATCAGGGCGATCTGTTCAGTGCGCCGATCGAGCCCATCCAGGAGCCGGAGGCGCATCCGCTCGTCGAAAAAATGACAGATGTCGACCCCGACGACTTGAGCCCGCGCGCCGCGCTGGCGCTGATTTTCGAGCTCAAGGCGATGCTTGATCAAAAGCAATAA
- the rluB gene encoding 23S rRNA pseudouridine(2605) synthase RluB yields the protein MKTTRARRPQPAIREQNAAGQQRAGLASRNKRAAPKPGDEFESGRKPHGAAAAPSSKRGGAAAGAAGADKTGAEPVRSRSVVTKAKRMKQRAGSQHEVAVQKQLRAKRLTSAQVGEERLQKALAFSGIGSRRDMEELIAAGRVSVNGKIAELGAKVGQGDDVRIDGKRVTMRWQDRLARVVLYHKQEGELVTRDDPQGRLTVFERLPRLSSSKWVAVGRLDFNTSGLLIFTTSGDLANRMTHPSFEMEREYAVRVLGELTDEQVAQLRKGIELDDGPAKFTHIEAQGGEGMNHWYRVVLKEGRNREVRRMFEHFGLTVSRLMRVRFGALTLPGRLKRGQFYELSETEVLAVMKWAGLKLNGEAKDH from the coding sequence ATGAAAACCACTCGTGCCCGCCGCCCCCAGCCGGCGATTCGTGAACAAAATGCCGCAGGTCAGCAGCGCGCTGGCCTCGCGAGTCGCAACAAACGTGCAGCACCGAAGCCGGGCGACGAGTTCGAATCGGGACGCAAGCCGCACGGCGCCGCTGCGGCGCCGTCGTCCAAGCGCGGCGGCGCCGCCGCAGGTGCTGCGGGTGCCGACAAGACCGGCGCTGAGCCGGTTCGCAGTCGCAGCGTGGTAACCAAGGCCAAGCGCATGAAGCAGCGCGCGGGTTCGCAGCACGAAGTCGCGGTGCAAAAGCAGTTGCGCGCCAAGCGGCTGACGTCGGCGCAGGTTGGCGAAGAGCGGCTGCAGAAGGCGCTGGCGTTCAGCGGCATCGGTTCGCGCCGCGACATGGAAGAACTGATTGCGGCCGGGCGCGTCAGCGTCAACGGCAAGATCGCCGAACTGGGCGCCAAGGTCGGGCAGGGCGACGACGTCCGCATCGACGGCAAGCGCGTCACGATGCGCTGGCAGGATCGCCTTGCGCGCGTGGTGCTCTACCACAAGCAGGAAGGCGAACTGGTCACGCGGGACGACCCGCAAGGCCGGCTCACCGTGTTCGAGCGCCTGCCGCGACTGTCGTCGAGCAAATGGGTCGCCGTCGGCCGGCTCGACTTCAATACCAGCGGCTTGCTGATTTTCACGACCTCGGGCGATCTGGCGAACCGGATGACGCACCCGAGCTTCGAAATGGAACGTGAATACGCGGTTCGCGTGCTCGGCGAACTGACCGACGAGCAGGTTGCCCAGTTGCGCAAGGGCATCGAGCTTGACGACGGTCCGGCGAAGTTCACCCACATCGAAGCCCAGGGCGGCGAGGGGATGAACCACTGGTACCGCGTCGTGCTCAAGGAAGGGCGCAACCGCGAGGTGCGGCGGATGTTCGAGCATTTCGGCCTGACCGTCTCGCGGCTGATGCGCGTGCGCTTCGGCGCGCTGACGCTGCCGGGGCGGCTCAAGCGTGGCCAGTTCTATGAGCTGTCCGAAACCGAGGTGCTGGCGGTGATGAAATGGGCCGGCCTGAAGCTCAACGGCGAAGCCAAGGACCATTGA
- the greB gene encoding transcription elongation factor GreB: MSKDFTREEDRDGDDELPSELKVPAGSKNYMTPGGWRRLKAELHDLVTKQRPELTQIINWAASNGDRSENGDYIYGKKKLRETDKRIRFLTKRLENAEVVDPEAREATDQVFFGATVTYLREDGSEETVSIVGIDETDLKRHYVSWTAPIARALLRARDGDAVLLRLPGGTEEIEIVGVRYQALNTEYPS; the protein is encoded by the coding sequence ATGAGCAAGGACTTCACCAGGGAAGAAGACCGCGACGGCGACGACGAACTCCCGTCCGAGCTGAAAGTCCCGGCCGGCAGCAAGAACTACATGACCCCGGGCGGCTGGCGCCGGCTGAAGGCCGAACTGCACGACCTCGTCACCAAGCAGCGCCCCGAGCTGACCCAGATCATCAACTGGGCGGCGAGCAACGGCGACCGCTCCGAAAACGGCGACTACATCTACGGCAAGAAGAAGCTGCGCGAAACGGACAAGCGCATCCGCTTTCTGACCAAGCGGCTCGAAAATGCCGAGGTGGTCGATCCGGAAGCGAGGGAGGCGACCGACCAGGTCTTCTTCGGCGCGACGGTGACTTATCTGCGCGAAGACGGCAGCGAGGAAACGGTCTCCATCGTCGGCATCGACGAAACCGACCTGAAGCGGCACTACGTCAGCTGGACGGCGCCGATCGCCCGCGCGCTGTTGCGGGCCCGCGATGGCGACGCGGTGCTCCTGCGCCTGCCGGGCGGGACCGAGGAAATCGAAATCGTCGGCGTGCGCTACCAGGCACTGAACACCGAGTACCCCAGCTGA